DNA from Granulicella arctica:
CGAATCTCAAAGCCTTCTCAGTATCGCATACCCGAAGCATTTTCAATCGTGTCATGATCTCATGCGCCAGAGCTTGGATGTTCGCTGTATCGCTATAATGAGAAAAGATACGCTACGGTGCCGAATGTGGCAGAGCTAAAGCGCGAGTGCGCAGAAGGACTCAAATGGGGCAATTCTGGCCACGCTCCCTCGGCTTCGTGCCGATATTGCAGACGTAAGAACGTTCAGGGCCATTAGGGAGACATGACGAAAGCCCATCAACATCCTCTTGGAAAAATTCTCGAGAGTCGAATTGCCATTATCGACGGAGCGATGGGCACGACGATCCGCACCTACGGTATGACGGAAGAGGACATCCGCGGGGAGCGTTTCAAGAACTCGGCGAAAGACCTGCTGAACAACGGTGACCTCTTCTCCCTGACTCAGCCGAAGATGATCTGTGACATCCATCGCCGTTTTCTGGAGGCTGGGGCGGACATCATCGAGACGAATACCTTCGGGGCGACCAGCATCACCCAGAGTGAATTCTTCGTAGACGATCCGCGGGAGCAAGGTGGCCGGAAGGATCCCGCGTTCTATCAAAAAATCATCGAGGATTCGTTCCTCAGCAGCTTGGCTTGGGAGATCAATGAGCAATCTGCGCGACAGTGCAGGGAATGGGCTGATTGTGTCGGTAACGCAACCTCGCGTCAACGGTTCGTGGCGGGGGCGATTGGGCCGTTAACAGTGTCTCTCTCAAACTCACCTGATGCAGATGATGCAGGCTTCCGGGTGGTCACCTTCGATCAGGTTAAAACTGCCTACATGCAGCAGGTGCGTGCCCTCATTGCTGGTGGCTCGGACCTGCTTCTGGTTGAGACGATCTTTGACTCGCTCAACGCCAAGGCGGCACTCGTCGCCATCCGCGAGGTGTTCGATCAGGACGGCAAAGAGTTGCCGGTGATGATCTCGGCAGCAGTGGGGCGTGGCGGAGAGACGCTGATCTCCGCGCAGACCACTGAGGCGTTTTGGAACGCGGTACAACATGTAAAGCCGCTGTCGGTGGGGCTTAACTGCTCTCTCGGACCCGATTTGATGTATCCGTTTCTGGAAGAACTTTCGGAGAAAGCAGACGTGGCGATCTCCTGCTATCCGAACGCTGGTTTGCCAAATCCGCTTTCGGAGACTGGGTTTGATCTGGGACCGCAGGATATGGCTCGTTATCTAGGCGAGTTTGCACGCGGAGGGCTGATCAATATTGCCGGTGGCTGCTGCGGCAACACCCCTGAGCACATCGCGGCTATCGCCAAAGCGCTTGAAGGCAAGGCTCCCCGAAAATTGGGCCAGAGCGAGGCAGCAGCGTGAGCGTGGCCATAGAGAAGAAGCCGCTTCGCCTGTCTGGATCTCAACCATTCACCCAGCAGCTTGGGGTCTACATCATGATCGGGGAGCGGACCAATGTGGCCGGTTCGCCTAGGTTCGCGAAGCTGGTTAAGGAAGGCAAATACGAGGAAGCCGTGAGTGTGGCCCGTCAGCAGGTCGAGAACGGAGCTAATGTTCTCGATATCTGCATGGATGAGGGCATGATCGACGGCGTCGCGGCAATGACGCGTTATCTACAGTTGCTGGCGAGCGAGCCCGAGGTAGCTAAGGTCCCCTTTATGGTGGACTCCTCGAAATGGGAGGTCATCGAGTCTGGGCTCAAGTGCTTGCAAGGCAAGGGTATCGTGAACTCTATCTCGCTGAAGGAAGGCGAAGATAAGTTTCGCCAGAACGCGGCTACCGTGCTCAAGTTTGGCGCGGCGGTCGTAGTGATGGCCTTTGACGAACAGGGTCAGGCCGCGACGTACGAGGACAAGATCCGCATCTGCGAGCGTGCCTATCGGATACTGGTCGACGAGGTTGGATTGCTGCCCGAAGACATCATCTTCGATCCGAACATCCTCACTGTTGCGACCGGCATGGAGGAGCACAACAACTACGCGGTTGACTTTATCAACGCCACGCGCTGGATCAAGGCGAACCTGCCGCACGCGAAGGTCAGCGGCGGCGTTTCGAATATCTCGTTTAGCTTCCGAGGCAATAACAAGGTTCGTGAAGCTATGCATTCGGCATTTTTGTATCATGCCATCGCAGCTGGCATGGACATGGGCATCGTGAATGCCGGGATGCTCGAGGTGTACGAGGAGATTGAGCCTGAGTTGAAGGTGTTGGTCGAGGACGTACTGCTCAATCGCCGTCCTGATGCGACAGAGCGCCTGGTGGAACACGGCGAAACTCTGAAAAATGCGGGTGCGGTCGTCAATGAAAAGAAGGCAGAAGAGTGGCGCAATAGCACGGTCGAGGAACGCCTCTCTCATGCTCTGGTTAAGGGGATCGATGCGTACATCGAGGTAGACACCGAGGAAGCCCGTGTCAAGTTAGGCCGCCCTCTATTAGTTATCGAAGGCCCGCTGATGGCTGGGATGAGCGTGGTAGGTGATCTGTTCGGCGCGGGCAAGATGTTCTTGCCCCAAGTGGTTAAGTCTGCCCGGGTGATGAAAAAGGCTGTGGCGCACCTAACGCCGTTCATGGAGGCCGAGAAGGCTGCAATGGCTGCTGCTGGCCAAGAGATTAAGGCTCAGGGGAAAATAGTGCTCGCGACCGTTAAGGGAGATGTGCACGATATTGGCAAGAATATTGTCGGCGTCGTCCTGGCCTGCAACAACTATGAGGTCATTGACATGGGGGTTATGGTCTCCTGCGAGAAGATCCTCGAACGTGCCAAGTTTGAGAAAGCGGACATGATTGGCCTTAGCGGTCTGATCACGCCGTCTCTCGACGAGATGGTGCATGTAGCCCGTGAGATGGAGCGTCAGGGGTTCAAATTGCCACTGCTCATCGGAGGAGCAACGACGAGCCGGGCACACACGGCTGTTAAGATTGCGCCGCACTACAGTGAGCCAGTGGTCCATGTCCTGGATGCCAGCCGAGCGGTTCCCGTGACGACCAGCCTGCTGAGTGACGAGGGTAAGCCAGCGTTCGTCGCGCAGCATCGCGCGGACTATGAGGCGCTCCGCAGGGCCCACTCCGCGCCGCGACAGAAGGTTGTCTCCCTTGAGACCGCTCGTACAAGACGGACTCCGATCGAGTGGCGTGCAGAAGATCTTTCCATCCCCGCGTTTACCGGTGTGCGCGTGTTGGACAACTTTTCTTTGGCGACATTGCGCGACTTCATCGACTGGTCGCCGTTCTTCCATACTTGGGGGCTAAAAGGAATTTATCCTCGCATCCTCGAACACGAGCAGCATGGTACGCAGGCTCGGCAGATCTTCACCGAAGGCAACGCGCTTCTGGACGTGATTATCGAGAAAAACTTGATCACAGCGCGTGGCGTCTACGGCTTCTTCCCCGCTAATGCGGTAGGCGATGATGTGGAGTTGTATGTGGACAATGCACGCAAAGAGGTGCTTGAGCGATTCCACTTTCTCCGGCAGCAGTCGAACAGGGAAGGCAGCGAGCCGTGCAGATCGCTCGCCGACTTCATCGCACCGAAGGAAACAGGGCTGCCTGATTACATCGGTGGCTTCGCAGTAACCAGCGGGATCGGCCTGAAGGAGTTGTGCGATCGATTCAGGGCCGAGAACGACGACTATAATGCGATTATGGCGGAAGCCATCGCTGATCGTCTGGCTGAGGCCTTCGCTGAATGCCTGCACAAGCGGGTGCGGGATGAATGGGGGTACGGTTGTGAGGAAGGCCTGAGCAAGACGGACCTTATTCAGGAGAAGTACCGGGGGATCAGACCGGCTGCGGGTTATCCAGCTAGCCCGGATCACACTGAGAAGGGTCCTCTCTGGCGTTTGCTCGATGTCCAAGCGAACATCGGAATGTTGATTACTGAATCGTTCGCGATGTGGCCCGGTTCGAGTGTGAGTGGGCTCTACTTCGCCCATCCGAACTCGCGATATTTCAGCCTCGGCAAGATAGACCGCGATCAGGTCGTTGACTATCACGAACGCAAGGGGATGAGTGTCGCAGAGGTCGAACGTTGGCTCGGGCAGAACCTGAACTACGACCCCGCAGGATAGTATTCGGGCTTATGGTCGCCAGTTTCTATTCTGAGCTTTTGGGAATTCGCTTCAGACCCTTCTAAGACCTACGATTGAAACTTCATGTGCCAGTTCTCTGCTGACTCATAAATGACAGTATTGTCGAAATTGTGCGTATTTTAGCTTGTTTTTTGATGGTGTCTGAAACGCACGTTGATGCTATGTGTACTCAATTGCCCCAACTTGTGTAGTGTCTGGCATGGCAAATTTCATGATGGCTTTGCTCGCTAAATGCTCTTTCGTGCCGATTACTAACTTATGCGTTTGATCGCTGGCTCCCAGCTTATAAAAGAGAATGTACCCTAATCTATCTTGTTTAACAGCAATCCTTCGATATGAATTTGCTCGGACGGTTGTTAAGGCTTCACTGTATTTTCAGGCATAATCGCCCCCTCTTTTATCCATCTTGTTATCGTCGCGATATCCGCGTCCGATAGCTTCGACGCCTTCGGGGGCATCGGCATCGGATCGTCCGCCGGGCCCTCGTGCCTAATTAGTTGCACCAGAAGACTCTTTGCAGGATCGCCCGGAATCAGGGATGCGCCATGCTCTCCGCCTTTGAGCATTCCCATCTGGGTTTCGACACTTAAGCCGCCTCGATGATTAATTCCCCCGTGGCACCGATAGCAGTTTGCCTTAAGAATAGGGAGCACATGGGTCGCATAAAATTCTGGCCGCGCAGCTTCATCATGCGTCCCTGCTTCGACATTTCTAATTTGCGATCCCCAGCCCGTCAGTGCCATAATCAGCACACTCATCCCCACTACGACCTTCTTCATCCATCCTCCCTTGTTCATCGAGAATACGTGAAACCGATAGCCTGCAAAGAACCTGTGCCAGTTGTTTGAGGTGCAATCTGCGACACTATGCTGTCCAAGTAGGAAGGCATGCTCAAAGGTGTTGGAGCAGGCTAACTACAGTTGCCATATGATCAAGAGCTTCTGTTCGCCTACTATTCTGTTTGTTCCGGCAGGCATTATGAACTCGATTCAGTTCAGGCGAAGATGTCCTTCTGCACGATGCCTGCGACGTCAGTCAAGCGGAAGTCTCGGCCAGCATAGCGGTAGGTTAGACGCTCGTGGTCAAGCCCCATCAACGCAAGCAACGTAGCATGAAGATCGTTGATGTGCATGCGTCCATCGACGGCGTTGATACCGAGTTCATCGGTTGCGCCATAGCTGAATCCCTTCTTGATGCCTGCCCCGGCAAGGAACATCGAATAGCCTGTAATGTTATGATCTCGGCCATCGTCGTTACCTTGCGCTGCTGGAAGGCGTCCAAATTCAGAGCCGAATATTACCAGCGTATCGTCGAGTAGACCGCGTTGCCCGAGATCAGCCAGCAGGGCCGAAGTAGGCTGGTCGACCATAGAGGTCTGGCTGATCAGTCCTTTATGCAGGTTGGTATGGTGATCCCAGCCCGGCTGACGAATTTCAACAAATCGAACACCTGCCTCGCTTAGTCTGCGCGCGGTCAAGCATTGGCGTGCGAACGAACCTTCCAGGCCGGGCTTTATGCCATAAGCATCGAGCACCTTTTGCGGTTCCTTTGTGATGTCGAGAAGTTCGGGCACCTTGTCCTGCATACGGAAGCCCAACTCATACGACTTGATGACACCCTCAACAACATCGGGTGCTCCGTCTGAAGAGGCGAGCTCATGGTTTCTTGTTTGAATTAGATCGAGCTGCTCGATCTCCAATGCATGCGGTGATGCAGCCTGCACGTTTGGCATGAATCCCTGGTCGCTCACGCTGGTGCCTTGATAATACGCCGGCAAAAAGGCGCTGCCGTAGTTGGCTGCGCCACCAAAGTTGGGAGTTGGATTGATGACGACGTAGCCAGGCAGATCCTGATTCTCGGTTCCAAGACCATAAAGTAGCCATGAACCCATGCTGGGACGTGTCAATGCAGCATTCGCGCTGCCAGTATGTAGTTGGACTACGGCCTGCGGATGCGCTGGTGTGTCGGTATGTAGGCCACGCAACCAGCAGAGGTCGTCTGCGTGTTTGGCAATATTTGGCATAAGTTCCGAAAACCAGGAGCCGGTCTGGCCATACTGTTTGAACTGGAACTTAGATGGATTGAGCAAGCCGCCTCCAGGTGCGGATTTTCCATTTGATTTTTGCAATTCAGTCTTGTACTCGAAGGTATCCAATCCGGACATCGCACCTTCCATAAAAAGGAAGATGATGCGCTTTGCTTTTGGCTTGAAGTTAGGTTGCTTGGGAGCGAGTGGATTTGTTGGATCTGCTGTTAGGCCATACGCCGTGGGAGCGGATGCACTAAGCAGACCAGCCAGAGCAACATAGCCGAATCCGGCGCTGGCAGAGCGTAGAAGAGAACGACGAGACACGGGATTATAGATAGGGAATGGCGATTTCAGGTTTGACATAAGGACTTTCTCCGGCATTGCTCAGGGGTTAGCGAACGAACTGGAACTCAGCTGAGGCGTATAAGGTCTGCACCAGCCCCGTCAGTGCTGCCTCTTCAGGACTCTTGAAAACAATGGGTGAATCGATGATCACTGGAGTGCTTTGATCAATATCGTCCGCGGGATCGACGATGACATCCTTCACAGCTATCTGCGACTTTTCTTCTACGGGCCGCGCCGGC
Protein-coding regions in this window:
- a CDS encoding homocysteine S-methyltransferase family protein, whose amino-acid sequence is MTKAHQHPLGKILESRIAIIDGAMGTTIRTYGMTEEDIRGERFKNSAKDLLNNGDLFSLTQPKMICDIHRRFLEAGADIIETNTFGATSITQSEFFVDDPREQGGRKDPAFYQKIIEDSFLSSLAWEINEQSARQCREWADCVGNATSRQRFVAGAIGPLTVSLSNSPDADDAGFRVVTFDQVKTAYMQQVRALIAGGSDLLLVETIFDSLNAKAALVAIREVFDQDGKELPVMISAAVGRGGETLISAQTTEAFWNAVQHVKPLSVGLNCSLGPDLMYPFLEELSEKADVAISCYPNAGLPNPLSETGFDLGPQDMARYLGEFARGGLINIAGGCCGNTPEHIAAIAKALEGKAPRKLGQSEAAA
- a CDS encoding c-type cytochrome domain-containing protein; protein product: MKKVVVGMSVLIMALTGWGSQIRNVEAGTHDEAARPEFYATHVLPILKANCYRCHGGINHRGGLSVETQMGMLKGGEHGASLIPGDPAKSLLVQLIRHEGPADDPMPMPPKASKLSDADIATITRWIKEGAIMPENTVKP
- a CDS encoding DUF1501 domain-containing protein, whose translation is MSNLKSPFPIYNPVSRRSLLRSASAGFGYVALAGLLSASAPTAYGLTADPTNPLAPKQPNFKPKAKRIIFLFMEGAMSGLDTFEYKTELQKSNGKSAPGGGLLNPSKFQFKQYGQTGSWFSELMPNIAKHADDLCWLRGLHTDTPAHPQAVVQLHTGSANAALTRPSMGSWLLYGLGTENQDLPGYVVINPTPNFGGAANYGSAFLPAYYQGTSVSDQGFMPNVQAASPHALEIEQLDLIQTRNHELASSDGAPDVVEGVIKSYELGFRMQDKVPELLDITKEPQKVLDAYGIKPGLEGSFARQCLTARRLSEAGVRFVEIRQPGWDHHTNLHKGLISQTSMVDQPTSALLADLGQRGLLDDTLVIFGSEFGRLPAAQGNDDGRDHNITGYSMFLAGAGIKKGFSYGATDELGINAVDGRMHINDLHATLLALMGLDHERLTYRYAGRDFRLTDVAGIVQKDIFA
- the metH gene encoding methionine synthase gives rise to the protein MAIEKKPLRLSGSQPFTQQLGVYIMIGERTNVAGSPRFAKLVKEGKYEEAVSVARQQVENGANVLDICMDEGMIDGVAAMTRYLQLLASEPEVAKVPFMVDSSKWEVIESGLKCLQGKGIVNSISLKEGEDKFRQNAATVLKFGAAVVVMAFDEQGQAATYEDKIRICERAYRILVDEVGLLPEDIIFDPNILTVATGMEEHNNYAVDFINATRWIKANLPHAKVSGGVSNISFSFRGNNKVREAMHSAFLYHAIAAGMDMGIVNAGMLEVYEEIEPELKVLVEDVLLNRRPDATERLVEHGETLKNAGAVVNEKKAEEWRNSTVEERLSHALVKGIDAYIEVDTEEARVKLGRPLLVIEGPLMAGMSVVGDLFGAGKMFLPQVVKSARVMKKAVAHLTPFMEAEKAAMAAAGQEIKAQGKIVLATVKGDVHDIGKNIVGVVLACNNYEVIDMGVMVSCEKILERAKFEKADMIGLSGLITPSLDEMVHVAREMERQGFKLPLLIGGATTSRAHTAVKIAPHYSEPVVHVLDASRAVPVTTSLLSDEGKPAFVAQHRADYEALRRAHSAPRQKVVSLETARTRRTPIEWRAEDLSIPAFTGVRVLDNFSLATLRDFIDWSPFFHTWGLKGIYPRILEHEQHGTQARQIFTEGNALLDVIIEKNLITARGVYGFFPANAVGDDVELYVDNARKEVLERFHFLRQQSNREGSEPCRSLADFIAPKETGLPDYIGGFAVTSGIGLKELCDRFRAENDDYNAIMAEAIADRLAEAFAECLHKRVRDEWGYGCEEGLSKTDLIQEKYRGIRPAAGYPASPDHTEKGPLWRLLDVQANIGMLITESFAMWPGSSVSGLYFAHPNSRYFSLGKIDRDQVVDYHERKGMSVAEVERWLGQNLNYDPAG